Proteins from a genomic interval of Phenylobacterium sp. LH3H17:
- a CDS encoding XdhC family protein, whose amino-acid sequence MREPLPEWPLFGLADDVRPALAQARQRKTTVALATLIAVEGGGPRPVGTQMVFADGIVAGYFSGGCVESDVADHAFACLEDGEPRRLVYGEGSPWPDIALLCGARIEIFVEKVEAGDPALAELLAAMVERRPTTWVSDGRRRVCAQDAQAWEGAVSRRHDPVPRLVVFGSDPTALAIAQLGVLSGLETTFVRSKGPEAPPPIPGLGYRRDEPQAALDAIGCDAWTYIAVATHNIDTDREALAAALPSAAGYVGLLGARKRLAERLAPLRAAGVPEQVLARVHAPIGLDIGGKAPWEVAISVIGEIVSLRHPRTPEPAREAPSKRDRATVS is encoded by the coding sequence ATGCGTGAACCCCTGCCCGAGTGGCCCCTGTTCGGCCTGGCCGACGATGTGCGGCCCGCCCTAGCCCAAGCCCGGCAACGGAAAACCACCGTCGCCCTGGCCACCCTGATCGCGGTCGAGGGTGGCGGACCGCGTCCGGTCGGGACCCAGATGGTCTTCGCCGACGGGATCGTCGCCGGTTATTTTTCGGGCGGATGCGTGGAAAGCGACGTCGCCGACCACGCCTTCGCCTGCCTGGAAGACGGTGAGCCCCGACGGCTGGTCTATGGCGAGGGCAGCCCGTGGCCGGACATCGCCCTGCTGTGCGGCGCGCGCATCGAAATCTTCGTGGAGAAGGTCGAGGCCGGCGATCCGGCGCTCGCCGAACTGCTGGCCGCCATGGTTGAGCGCCGGCCCACGACCTGGGTCAGCGACGGCCGCCGCCGGGTCTGCGCGCAGGACGCCCAGGCCTGGGAGGGAGCCGTGAGCCGCCGCCACGATCCGGTCCCGCGCCTGGTGGTGTTCGGCTCCGACCCCACGGCGCTGGCCATCGCCCAGCTGGGGGTGCTGAGCGGGCTGGAGACCACGTTCGTGCGCTCGAAGGGACCCGAGGCGCCGCCGCCTATTCCAGGCCTGGGCTACCGCCGCGACGAGCCGCAGGCCGCGCTGGACGCCATCGGCTGCGACGCCTGGACCTACATCGCGGTGGCCACCCACAATATCGACACGGACCGCGAGGCCCTGGCCGCCGCTTTGCCCTCGGCCGCGGGCTATGTGGGCCTGCTGGGCGCGCGTAAGCGGCTGGCGGAACGCCTGGCGCCCCTTCGCGCCGCCGGCGTGCCGGAACAGGTTCTGGCGCGGGTCCACGCGCCGATCGGCCTCGATATCGGCGGCAAGGCCCCCTGGGAGGTGGCCATCTCGGTGATCGGCGAGATCGTCAGCCTGCGCCATCCCCGCACGCCCGAACCGGCGCGCGAAGCGCCCTCCAAGCGTGACAGGGCGACGGTCTCCTAG
- a CDS encoding nitroreductase: MNVSDAVERRVSIRAFKPETPPEQTVREILQAAARAPSGGNLQPWRVYGLAGAPLAELKAQVAANPFGETPEYDVYPPNLWDPFRTRRFQNGEDLYATLGIPREDKPARLRQLAKNGELFGAPVGLFFCLDRKLGPPQWSDVGMYMQTVMLLAVERGLDTCAQEYWARYPQTLARLLNLPEDHMVFSGMALGWRDESAPINSLRSARDPFETWAELRGFD, encoded by the coding sequence GTGAACGTTTCCGACGCCGTCGAACGCCGCGTCTCCATCCGGGCCTTCAAGCCCGAGACCCCGCCGGAACAGACGGTCCGGGAGATCCTGCAGGCCGCGGCCCGCGCGCCGTCCGGCGGCAATCTGCAGCCCTGGCGGGTCTATGGCCTGGCCGGCGCGCCGCTGGCGGAGCTGAAGGCGCAGGTGGCCGCCAATCCGTTCGGCGAGACCCCGGAATACGACGTCTATCCGCCCAATCTCTGGGATCCGTTCCGCACCCGGCGGTTCCAGAACGGCGAGGACCTCTACGCCACCCTCGGCATCCCTCGCGAGGACAAGCCCGCCCGCCTGCGGCAGCTGGCCAAGAACGGCGAGCTGTTCGGCGCGCCCGTGGGCCTGTTCTTCTGTCTCGATCGCAAGCTGGGCCCGCCCCAGTGGTCGGACGTGGGCATGTACATGCAGACGGTCATGCTGCTGGCGGTCGAGCGGGGCCTGGACACCTGCGCGCAGGAATACTGGGCGCGTTATCCGCAAACCCTGGCGCGCCTGCTCAACCTGCCCGAAGACCACATGGTCTTTTCCGGCATGGCGCTCGGCTGGCGCGACGAGAGCGCGCCCATCAACAGCCTGCGCTCGGCCCGAGACCCCTTCGAGACCTGGGCCGAACTGCGCGGCTTCGACTAG
- a CDS encoding cytidylyltransferase domain-containing protein, whose translation MILAILQVRMTSPRLPGKAMAPLRGEPMIWRQVERIRLARCISKLVVATSAETSDDPLASFLVSRGQTVFRGASENLSDRFMRCVEAAGPVTHVVRIKGDSPFVDPAVIDATVRLALATGAAYVSNRVERSFPKGLEVEVVTAQALASAATETDPQVAATRSPLAQIRERADRYPQAHCLAPRDFSKLDWRVKTPADFAFARAVYDALHSADPGFSMEDVLDITQGRQDLARWAA comes from the coding sequence ATGATCCTCGCCATCCTGCAGGTCCGGATGACCTCCCCTCGCCTTCCGGGCAAGGCGATGGCGCCGCTGCGGGGCGAGCCGATGATCTGGCGGCAGGTGGAGCGTATCCGTCTGGCGCGCTGCATCTCCAAGCTGGTGGTCGCCACCAGCGCCGAGACCTCCGACGATCCCCTGGCGAGCTTCCTGGTCTCCCGCGGCCAGACCGTGTTCCGCGGCGCCTCGGAGAACCTCTCCGACCGCTTCATGCGCTGCGTGGAGGCCGCCGGTCCGGTGACCCACGTGGTGCGGATCAAGGGCGACTCGCCCTTCGTGGACCCCGCCGTGATCGACGCGACCGTGCGCCTGGCCCTCGCCACCGGCGCCGCCTACGTCTCCAACCGCGTCGAGCGCTCCTTCCCCAAGGGGCTGGAGGTCGAGGTGGTGACCGCCCAGGCCCTGGCCAGCGCGGCGACCGAAACCGACCCGCAGGTTGCTGCCACGAGATCGCCCCTGGCCCAGATCCGCGAACGCGCCGACCGCTATCCCCAGGCCCACTGCCTGGCCCCGCGCGACTTCTCGAAACTGGACTGGCGGGTGAAGACGCCGGCCGATTTCGCCTTCGCCCGCGCCGTCTACGACGCGCTGCATTCGGCCGATCCGGGCTTCTCGATGGAAGACGTCCTGGACATCACCCAAGGCCGCCAGGACCTCGCCCGCTGGGCTGCCTGA
- the mtgA gene encoding monofunctional biosynthetic peptidoglycan transglycosylase: MAKPSKGFFGRLARGVFVLVVVFGLIGPILTTAMYRFVPPPITWLMIQRVFEGKGFDRRWRSLDHISPRLVRAVIAAEDAKFCEHHGFDFNALEKAMSNNAKGRKLRGGSTISQQTAKNVFLWPGRSYVRKGLEAYFTVLIETMWGKRRIMEVYLNSIEWGPGVYGAEAAARKNFGVGADQLTPAQAARLAAILPSPLKWRAAKPGPYVKRRSGKITRAAGTINREGMAACVLG; encoded by the coding sequence TTGGCCAAGCCATCAAAGGGATTCTTCGGTCGGCTGGCCCGGGGCGTCTTCGTCCTGGTGGTGGTGTTCGGTCTGATCGGCCCAATCCTGACCACGGCCATGTACCGGTTCGTGCCGCCGCCCATCACCTGGCTGATGATCCAGCGGGTGTTCGAGGGCAAGGGCTTCGACCGGCGCTGGCGGTCCCTGGACCACATCTCGCCCCGGCTTGTGCGCGCGGTGATCGCCGCCGAGGACGCCAAGTTCTGCGAGCACCACGGCTTCGATTTCAACGCCCTGGAAAAGGCCATGTCCAACAACGCCAAGGGCCGCAAGCTGCGCGGCGGCTCCACCATCAGCCAGCAGACCGCCAAGAACGTCTTTCTGTGGCCGGGCCGTTCGTATGTCCGCAAGGGGCTGGAGGCCTATTTTACGGTCCTGATCGAGACCATGTGGGGCAAGCGGCGGATCATGGAGGTCTATCTGAACTCCATCGAATGGGGTCCCGGGGTCTATGGCGCGGAGGCTGCGGCGCGGAAGAACTTCGGGGTCGGGGCCGACCAGCTCACCCCCGCCCAGGCCGCGCGGCTGGCGGCCATCCTGCCCAGCCCGCTCAAATGGCGCGCGGCCAAGCCGGGTCCCTATGTGAAGCGCCGCTCGGGCAAGATCACCCGCGCGGCCGGGACCATCAACCGCGAGGGCATGGCCGCCTGCGTCCTGGGGTGA
- a CDS encoding bifunctional regulator KidO, which translates to MTSPLSKLGLGSAQFGLDQSVGVRGRSPQIDARDILDIAARSQLAVFDVAGHSAMAETALGEVMPRPNPFRVSISTVRADRGPDFVEQEARAALRRMGVEQADAILVPAASELFGPHGAALWDRLKSLKDQGLTRKIGVSVFASDDPLGVARRFRPDIVQAPASLLDQRLLIDGTLAALTGYGIEVHLRSIFLNGLLFLPPDRAPNHLKAAASRISRARRLIAEGRSDPLQAALGFALSRPEAATVLVGVSSPAELSAVIAAASSPPPDLDWDEMALDDPVALDPRAWAAA; encoded by the coding sequence ATGACCTCACCACTTTCCAAGCTCGGCCTCGGCTCCGCCCAGTTCGGCCTCGACCAGTCCGTTGGCGTTCGCGGCCGCTCGCCGCAGATCGACGCCCGCGACATCCTGGACATCGCCGCGCGTTCGCAACTGGCCGTGTTCGACGTGGCCGGCCATTCGGCCATGGCCGAGACCGCGCTCGGCGAGGTCATGCCGCGACCCAATCCGTTCCGCGTCTCCATCTCCACGGTTCGCGCCGACCGCGGGCCCGACTTCGTCGAGCAGGAGGCGCGCGCCGCCCTGCGCCGCATGGGCGTGGAACAGGCCGACGCCATACTGGTGCCCGCCGCCTCCGAGCTGTTCGGCCCACATGGCGCGGCCCTGTGGGATCGCCTGAAATCCCTCAAGGACCAGGGCCTGACCCGCAAGATCGGCGTCTCGGTCTTCGCCTCCGACGACCCGCTGGGCGTGGCCCGCCGGTTCCGTCCCGACATCGTCCAGGCCCCGGCCTCCCTGCTCGACCAGCGCCTGCTGATCGACGGGACCCTGGCCGCGCTCACCGGCTACGGGATAGAAGTGCATCTGCGCTCCATCTTCCTGAACGGCCTGCTGTTCCTCCCGCCCGACCGCGCGCCCAACCACCTGAAGGCCGCCGCCAGCCGCATCAGCCGCGCGCGGCGCCTGATCGCCGAGGGCAGGTCAGACCCGCTGCAGGCCGCGCTCGGTTTCGCCCTGTCGCGGCCCGAGGCCGCCACCGTCCTGGTGGGCGTCTCCTCGCCCGCCGAGCTTTCGGCCGTCATCGCCGCGGCCTCCAGCCCGCCCCCGGACCTCGATTGGGACGAAATGGCGCTGGACGATCCCGTGGCGCTCGATCCCCGCGCCTGGGCGGCCGCCTAG